ttttagcttCTTAAAAATCTCTTCCCATGTAACCTCACTAATAATggacaaattgaaaattaaaaattactacactaaactcaaaacaaaaaaagaatcttATTGCATATGTGGAGTGCGTGTGATGAGGttagtatatattaatacaatataattccttaaaaaaaaaattaggtggATTATGTCATTAACTAAATTTTAGAtatactttcattttttttatatgaaaggTAAACGAGGGTGAGGATGATTTCAAAAGTTAGGGGGGCCATGCCCCCTCCCTcctccccaccccccaaaatcttctctctctgccaattgttctatttttagaatttcacCTTATACTTCACAAATTTCAATACGTTacgttctatatttttttttaacattttttaattggtaaacTGATTAATCATATAAAACGTAACACTCAAATcaggattatttttttttcttttttaatgaaatggGATTAGAAATCCTTAAGAGTTCACCTCTTAATTGATGAATACTTGCATCAAATTCAAAGCTACCTATATAATTCCCAAAAGGAAACCTTCTTCATTAACTAGTatacaaaagagagaaatgaagcctttttttttttttttttaatgaggaaaaagaaaaagatgttcaCAAAAGTAGGGGACAATACAGCAGTGCCAAAAAAACTTGGTGGTTCTACTTTTTGGTTTCCCCAAACAAGCCGTTATATATTAACGGTTTTTAAACGAAGATCGAAGCTCATAGACACACAATCagaagcattaaaaaaaaaaaaatgaaaatgaataaacccaaattttattaaaagacCAACAGACCAATAAACTTGATTACGTTTGGCCCGCTAATCAAGCAAGCGTGTCTTGAAGCACCAGTCACCACCCTCCCATGTGCTGTATCTGCCCATAATATTAGCATTACAAACCCCATGCCCATATTCTTCACCATGTATGTGTCACATTCTCATTGTCCCATTTAATTTACTAACATGcatagcttcttctttttcttttttttaatcttttggcAATACTCAATGGCGGCTTctattttattcattctttgtTTCCTTTAGTCCAAAtgcagactctctctctctactattATATAACTAGCTAACCCCAGCACTTCTTTTCCTCCATCACtgacttttgagttttgagagagggagaaagctaaaagagagaaaaagaaagagaaagagaaatagagaagaacaatgATCAAGTTGAGGTCAAAGAGGTTTAGCAGAAGCAGTTCTAAGCTGAATAATGGTGGGAATAGCATTAAAGGAGGAGCTGAGAAAGTGTGTGGAGGCATTAGTACTGAAATCAAATGGGAACTTCGACCTGGTGGCATGCTTGTTCAAAAGAGAGACAATGGTGGAAGTAGTGAGGGAGAGGGGATGATCACAATTAGAGTCTCAACTGTCTCTAAATGGCATGACATTTCTATTGAAGCCACTTCTACTTTTGGTAAGTCTTTTCGAATGTTACTACACTGCCACTCATTTATATTACATTGGTTAAAgggtttaaatttaaaacaacaaCTATTAGACtagaaatacaaagaaaattgTGATTAGTACAATATTAATTTCACACGACTTCATCACTGATACTACTTTTATTGGAGATACCATACATTTTTATTTGGAGCcggtttggattgaggggggagGAAGGGGGAGTAAAGGGAGTAAAGTAGAGTTTGTCAGAAATTAGgaatagagtagagtagagtagagtaaaatTGGTCAAGAATTagtctaattttcaattaaCTCTACTTTACTCCCTTAATCCAAATTGGCCAATGGTTATGGGTCAAAATTTGTATTACCACTGCAAATCTTCTATTGTGATGATGATTGATtgaatttcttctttaatttttgctttCAGGAGAATTGAAGATGATATTGTCATTGGTAACTAGTTTGGAGCCAAGAGAGCAAAGGGTATTGTtcaaagggaaagagagagaggatgatGAATATTTACACATGGTTGGTGTTAGAGACAAGGACAAGGTGCTATTGCTAGAAGATCCAGCCACCAAGGAGAGAAAACTCTATGGCTTGGCTGGAACAAAACCCATTGGGACTCCTTGTTGTACTATTAGTGTATGACACTAATTAATTATAAACTTCTTGTTAATTATTACTAACCAccaaaaatgttaaaacttGGTGATGGGTTATCCTTCTTCACTAGACTAGACTAGGGAgttattgtattatttttgtgtcGGTTTGGGCAGTTTTAAAATATGTAAGCTGATGCACGTCCTGTGTCAAATTGCAAATACTTTACTATATGTTAATAGaaatgtttaattttctttgtgGCCTACAAATTATAATGTTCTCTTTATCCTTATTTATATACTAACCAAGCGTGCACGCCTATGCACATAAAATTATGTCACGTAAAGTGAAAGTAATACcaaagtttatttaatttttaggctaaagttcaaattatacccttaaagtttggcagtgtttgaattttatacttacaaatttcagaatttggattttatctcctaaagttctatttttttctattagtAACTCCTCTATCCATATTTTCCATTAAGTGTCACCCAAACTTGCCACGTGTGTTTAGTTCATCCAATAAAATGATGTCATGTCATTTTTATAATGCCATgccatttttaattatttaatttttttaggctacaaaaatgatgtgacatcattttattagataaaCTAAACATGCGTAACAAGTTTATGTAACACTTAACGAAAAATATAGATGGAGGGGCTGCTAATACAAATGCAATAGGACTTCAaggagtaaaattcaaattctgaaacttctgagtgtaaaatccaaaaactctcaaaattttgaggataaaatccaaattctgaaatttcaaagtgtaaaatccaaacatctccaaagtttcaaactttaaaaatgtagtttgcaatttaccctaatttttattattaaaagctGTCATTTTATGGGTTCCACAGTATAGATTGCTTGAGCAAAATTGAAGTGAGTTCCATCAATTGCCTACATAAAGATTTCATTTATAAATTCATGCCAAGAAAATACCCTAAAGATTCTAGCTAGGCTCTGAAAATTTGGGACAACCGGGGTCCCATGACAAGTATTCCATCCCCTTTGTTGTAATGCATTCTATTATAGTATTATGTGTAGGGAATTAGCTTCAAAAGATTATGTCTTCTCAGTGGCCAGAAAAATGATTTCTAGCTAGACAATGAtacttcttattaaaaaaattgtttggaaAGGATTGTACGTAGAGCccaagaattcaaaaataatttggtTACCACTTTCCCAATGACATGAATTGCACATCCCACTCCCACTCGAAGAGCAAAGAGGCCAAATTATTCCTAGACACTCAAACAAGCTTTATgctcaacctttttttttttctttttaagctaACTCCTCAATAATTGTAGCTTTTCAAAAGACTTAAATTCATAATGCTCGGGAATTTTGctgatgatttttctttttaagcttAATCCTCAATAATTGTAGCTTTTTCAAAACACTTAAATCCATAATGCTCGGGAATTATgctcaatatttttattttttagcttaaTCCTCAATAATTGTATCTTTTTCAAAACACTTAAAATCGTAATGCTCGAGGATGTTCCTCCCTTCTTATCTTCTTTCTACAGGTAACATTTAGGTTGGTGGTTTCCATGGGTTGGTAGATTGGGCTGggttagaattttattttaagcttTGACTTGGGTTCGATTtgggttgataattttttcaatccaTAGGACCCAACTCAACTCaccacagacacacacacatatattagtttaatttattttgatctTCTGGGAATCAGTTACGAtggatttgaaaatttaaaatataattttaagaatattataactatttattgaaaaaaatccttaaatagTTCAtgaaagtctttttttttttttttactagagaTAAAACATTTAAGCAAAATCTACTAACATAACTCGGTTCATATGAGTTGagttgggttgagttggattGGTGGATTTTGCTTAGATGTGGGTTGGATTGGGAATTTCTCAACATGACCTTAGCTGGTTGGGTTGAAAAGATCCTCCAACCCAACTCATGCACATCCCctacatttttaattttgagatgCTATGAACCCATGATGTTGATAAACTCAAATGAGAAAAATGACAATTTTCATATTTCAGCACtatttcgttctcttttttgaAAGATAACTTAATTTCGTAGCATACAACAACATATTCACAAGAAGCCCATtcttaagggtctgtttggatagaacttattttgctgaaactgaaaatgctgtagcaaaataatttttaaatgtgtgaataatgccatgggacccatttttaataaaaaagttgttgaaaagtgaagtttgtagaTCCCATAAATAATGCACGGGTGCACTATTCACGAGAAAATTGGTCAACAACTGTGgctgaaacaaaaagaaaaaaaaagctgaaaatgGGCTAGAGTTGAAAGCGTGGACGTGGACGTGTATCCAAATGGATACTTAGTATCCGTTTGGATTTGCGTTTGCGGATTCACGTTtgtgtttctttcctttttcttttttctttttttccccagcCGTATGTTTTGACTTTTCAGCAGTGAACAGTACacctgtgcactgttcacgggtctcacaaacttcacttttcagcaactttttcattaaaaatgggtttcacggtactattcatacatttaaaaattattttactctaatgttttcaattttcagtttcagcaaaataagttctatccaaacggcCTAGTCTAACAAAGCCTAGTGCAAGACCGGTCTTTATGATGAAGCCTAGATAGAAATACAATTATGGGGAACTATGATTTCTCTATGCGAGAAATCCACGGGCAAGATTATTCGCATTTAGTGTGGGCATGGTTTTGGGCTTCCATTCTTGGGCTGCCTAAATagctaaagaaaaacaaagtccAATAACTAAACTTTAAcattatatttatgtatatgaTGCCAGCTTTGATTCTTTGAATTGGATTGGAAACTGAAATTATATATGGATGGATTGAAGGCTTTCAATCCAGTTAAcattatatttatgtatatgaTGCCAGCTTTGATTCTTTGAATTGGATTGGAAACTGAAATTATATATGGATGGATTGAAGGCTTTCAATccagttaaatttttttaacaagtttttTTCAGTCGACCATTTGGAAGAATGCAAACCACATGAAAATTTTGTATCTATTTGCCCAtgcggcaaaaaaaaaaaaaaaaaaaaaaaaaaaaagatgaagtgCAACAACTTaaccccaaaacaaaaagatgAAGAAGCAAAGTCACCCCAATTTTGGCTAATTGGAAGCCTTGGAAATTTCCTTATTAAAGAAGCATGCACAAAACATAttacataactaaataaaaagaaagaagttatTGATTATGTTTATATGGTGCTGGTATAGGTGTGTGACATTTAATCATCGAAGAGTGATAAGAAATATATGAATCTTTGGGAgctttttgtcttttaatcATTGTTCTTtgaaaatgatatatatttgcGCTTCAAGAGTGTTAAAATAAATGGAAGGAAATACATAATAGATGTGAAAGTGAAAGCAACGAgatcaaaaaaagaaggaacACAAGAATTACGtagtttgatttgattattTACATTCAGTGTAAAGTCTTAAACAACTACatctttgatatatatgataaaaaaacattatataaaGAACCCAAGTAGAGTATATATAGGAGCTACAAAGTCTAATGTTAGTCCTAAACGAGCTTACACTAAATTAGCTCTCTTGGACCATTATACAACAACCATTATATTTTCTCTTTAACAAAGAGATCGATGGTGATTTGGTTTCCATAATTTAAATTGACTTGTAATTAGAAAAGAGAggataaaatgcaaataaaaaaaattgttatatcaGCGAAACTCCAAACAAAATCTTTGAGagctttttgtctttttatcaATGTTCTTTGAAAATGGTATATTTGTGCTTGAAGAAAACGAGGGTGAAAGTTATAACTTTGGTTTCCATAATTTAACTTGACCAGTAATTGATAAATGAGAGGataatgcaaagaaaaaaatgtttatattaGCGAACTCCAAACAAAATGGGCAagcaaaatttgtaaattttaataattgagTTGTGTTTAGAGTTTGCCATTCAAGTCTACATCATCTTGTTCAACATGTTAAACTTACACATGTATGCaggtatttattattttatattttgttagtGTGAGAGAAATTTATTACATTacgttaattaatttttttcaatatgaTATCCATtatttaatcaaacaaaacttgatagatataCAATCATTAgttctcttaaaaaaagaagcatccaatttattaaaattaaaaaaaaaaaaaatttgtgacttgACTcgaaatcaaaaaattttatttatgagtGAATTAATTAGTACAACTCAAGAGAATAATATACATGACAAGGGTAATAAAGCACACACAAATCACACTTTTATGGAACATAACACaactttattttcatattaacTCTCGCTGAATTTCTTTCCTTCTCCATCCTCTACTTTTCTTCAATCTCGATCACCCTCCTTTCGGGTTTCTTGGGCTCCTGTTTTGGCACAGTGACAGTAAGCACACCATTTTCCATGGAGGCCTTAACTTCATCTGTCTTGGTATTTTCTGGTAACCTAAACCTTCGAAGAAACTTGCCACGGAAACGTTCTCCGGTATGCCATTTAACATTTTCATCAGctttttcctctttcctttcACCGCTTATTTGGAGCACCCTCCCATCATCAACTACTTCTACATTCACTTCCTCTTTGTTGAGCCCTGGAAGATCAGCTATGAACACATGAGCTTCTAGGGTCTCCTTCCAATCTGTAGGGGTATTAAGCACAGGACACTTGTTGATCATAGAAAGGAAAGGGTCAAAAATTTCATTACCAAATACTTGGGAAATGAGTGCCATATatgctaaaataatttttaaaaaaaggctAGGTTGATTGCAATATATTGTGGTTAAGAAGTGAAGTCTTGGTTTGGTGTGAGGAGTTTAGGGAGTACGTCTTATATAAAGGAGACTTTAGGGTGGGTCTTGAACTTTCTTGGCTCTTCTTTCCAATTATTATAATTGTGATTTACCATGATTTGGAACAATATAGATGAGATGAGGGTTCTACAATCTTCAGTAGGTGCACAATTTGAACTTTATCCGATCTTTTCAATAACCGTGTCTCtgtatccaaacaaaaaataataataataattcatgtCTCAAATATTATTCAATATCATTATCCTATGAAAGTTccagattttgaaatttctgGATCAAAGACTGGCCCGGCCTGGCCCATAGAGACAGTTGTGGGCAACGTAAGGCACTAGTATTTAATTTGCCAGTATTGATTTGGGCTTGTAAGCCCAAGACTATCAAATACGTCTCCCAAGATCcagcaaatacttttttttttttttccataaaaaaaagaaagaaaaagatttgaATATATGATGTTTATTCAATAATAATTGTTACTTATCATCATGTTAAAATACCAAATGATTTTAGCATAGGCGGAATTCAAAACCAACTCTCATATTAGGCAATAAgagattttacattttaaattaactagaacccacaCAACATTGCTTCTATATTGCCTCTTCTTGTTCCATgttccattttttgttttgttttgttttttatttttttgttttttgagaaaccatttATGTAGGGagaaaataaatagtattaattttttttttcttacaaatgAGAAAAGGGTATATAAACTCATCTTCTCTATTAGAGAATTAGATAGTACCAACCAAACCATAGGCCTCTTAACAAGTgttagaataggaaaataaaagattgATGTAGAGATTGTAGAGAAGTGGAAGCAAGAAGGAGAAAAGAATGAGAATGCAAGGATTATGTGGTTCAGCTTAACATCCTATGTCCATGAGAGAAAAGCCTTTAGCAATTACATATTTACTATGTTGAAATTTGTGTATTATAGTGAACCCTAAGTAGGGTGTAGATAGGGAGTAGGCTAACCTTAGTTGGGCATACAATAAactttgggttttttgggtgaacacaaataaatataaactcaATATTTTTAACACTCCCTCTTAAATTTAAGGTAGAGGCTTGATGATGTCTTGAGTTTGGAATATATACCTGCAAAGATGCCTCAAAGACACCTTACAAAGGATCATTGATGACCAAATTTGATGGAAAACGGACAACGCAAGACTCTTTTAAGCAATGATCTAATTCTAGACTTCATATCTAACCTTGACAGTGTAAAGTTAAGCTTTGATGGAGAGCAAGTGTCCCTTGACCATTGTGTAAGGTGCAGCAAGTGTTGTGGATTTTCAAAAATGCAACTAGGTTTTGATAATTGAAGATTTTGATGATTGAAGTGATAGGAGAAGAAATCAAAGCCTTGGATATTTCGGCTCTAATTCCAtattagaaatgaaaaataaaaagattgatGTAGAGATTGTAGAGATTAGAGAAGCAGGTGTAGGaaggaaggaaagaaagaatgagAATGCAATGGTGATGTGATATGACTTAATGGCCTATATTCATGGGAGAAAGCTGTTGGTAGCTACATCTTTACCATGTtcaattgtgtgtgtgtgtgtactatAGTGAATCCTAAGTAAGGTATTCATAAGGATTAGGCTAAGCCTAGTTGAACCTACAACTCACTTAGAGCTTCTCTTGGACCATTTCTAAATTCATATACACCTAATATCTTTAACAAGTATTATTGTATTATGATAATACTTGTTGCACAAActtgaaatcatgtttttaattCACATTTCCAGTTGTTTGTATACATGTGTGTTCGTATACAATAATATGTAACAATCACAGCTATTAATATCAACTATTAGCTCATATTTTTAGTTGTTTGTACACCTGTATGTCCATATACAATAATATGTAACAATCACGGCTATTAATGCCGGACAAAATGGATAATGTTGTTCACAAACCGTCCACACCACACCTCCAAAAGCCATCTACCAAGAAAATGAAACCTTAAGAAGAAAGGTAGGTAGTAGTTACTTGAGTGATGGTGATATAAAAGCCATACTTATCAAATTAGTGAGCCACTTGCTTTAGGACGACACTTCGCTCGTTCTTATCCCTACAAGATCATGTCAACCTCTCACTTTCGTGTTCTTAGAAGTTAAAGCAATTGGCTTAGATAGCCCTCTTTTTAACTTTCTTCTGTGTGTTGACAACTCGACTAATTAGAGTGTTCCAAGTTCCCAGTTCCAACCAAAGGAGTCTATTTTCTCAGTGGTACGGGACAACAATATCACATAGTCTTATCTACTAATTCCCAACATATTTCCAACTTGTCATTAATGGTTCTTTCTCTTATTATCATCATCTTATTTTGATTCCTTCATCCTAATCACTCTCTATGTGCATGGTTGCTGATGCAGATGggcttttttttacttgttcaAGGACTTGGGTGATGGTGCTTATTCAAGATGATCGATTTGTTTGTTGACAGAAGATAGAGAGCACAGTTGAACATACCCAAGAAGGCATGTGTATGAGCAGTTTTGTGCTCTCTTTTCTTCCGTCAACACATTCTTCTACTGGTGAGTACATCTCCTTGGATTtctctatcttatttttttaagtacgACTAATTAAGGTAATATATATTTCTCACATATTCGCTTTCCCCGTTCTCCTTTTTTATGGGTggaatttctttttctcatttgcAGTTGCACCACTTCTTCATATAGTAATACTTAACAAGCAATTAGTATTTTTAGACAGGATGCCCTTTTAACAAGCAATTAGTATTTTTAGACAGGAtgcccttggttttggtttCTTGGTAGGGTttactacatattttgtttattctAGAGGAGTGCTTTTGACACCATCAAACTATATATCAAATGGAGGAAACATAATTCGGAACATGAGGTACTTGATCTAATTGAAGACGCTGAAAATGCAAATTTAGCATTAGAGCCTTATAACTAGGTAACCAAATTAAAGAGCTCCGATAATTATCTCTTGCCACTTAATTAGTGAACAAATTAAAGATGATGAAAATCTTTGCTCTTAAGTCCTAAAAAGTTTTGTCACCAGTTTTCATAAAATCAAGGAGAATGCTTGTTAGAATGTTTAATATCTaggtttaaataaataataggaaCTGCATGTGTTTATGGTTATTAGTTGTTGTCTTTTCATGATCAGCACGTAAAGGTGAAGTTGAcccattatttatttgttactgaatttaaaaatattttggatatTTAGACGAAGGTAATCCATAACGTGTTTGTTTCAAACTTGATTTGAATGGTTACATATTGTCTCGATAAAAAATTAGCCATTTTGAAAAGTACCATCCATAGTGctactaaactaaactaaatatTGTCTGGTATACCAATATACATATTTCACCATCTTACCTTTTAACTAGTCACTAGTGATGTATCAATATTTATAATacgaaataaaaatatacatattttgaaaaaaaaaaaacccatattatatatattttttaagatgaAACAAATGTATACTATTTATATTTCTAccatgtttaaatttttatgaaacatggaacaacaaaatacaacttattgacaaaataagaaaataagaaaattttctaagttCCATCAAAACTcttaggggaaaaaaagtaatacaaaaataacattCTATAACACAAAGtatttgtagggacacgattctcaaacggcccaacg
This DNA window, taken from Quercus robur chromosome 2, dhQueRobu3.1, whole genome shotgun sequence, encodes the following:
- the LOC126714726 gene encoding BAG family molecular chaperone regulator 2-like encodes the protein MIKLRSKRFSRSSSKLNNGGNSIKGGAEKVCGGISTEIKWELRPGGMLVQKRDNGGSSEGEGMITIRVSTVSKWHDISIEATSTFGELKMILSLVTSLEPREQRVLFKGKEREDDEYLHMVGVRDKDKVLLLEDPATKERKLYGLAGTKPIGTPCCTISV
- the LOC126714727 gene encoding class I heat shock protein-like, with product MALISQVFGNEIFDPFLSMINKCPVLNTPTDWKETLEAHVFIADLPGLNKEEVNVEVVDDGRVLQISGERKEEKADENVKWHTGERFRGKFLRRFRLPENTKTDEVKASMENGVLTVTVPKQEPKKPERRVIEIEEK